In the genome of Roseiconus lacunae, the window AGTTGGCTTCCCACGGTGCGGCCAATGGCATTGGAATCATGGCAACGATGGCGGGCAACACAGTCGTGGGTATCCTGTTTGGTTACCTGTATTGGCGGCGGAGCCTGCTCGCCGCAGTCTTAGCGCATTTTGCTGTCGACATTGTCCTGCATGTCGTATCCGCATTGATGGCTTAAGCCCGGAAGACAATCGCCGCACACTTGAGTCGTCCAAAGCGGCCTCAAAGATTAGCGAAAGCGACAAGGGATAGGAGAAACGGTGCCGATCGTTTTCCACCGTGAACTGTTCCATCAACATCCCGCTGGGCAGCAAAAGAGTCCGCGTACCTTTTTTGCGATGAATTCTATCTAGAGCTGGGACCGGCTTTCTCGTCCGCGTCTGGTCTTTCCTCGAATCCCACTGATGCTTGGCCAGTTGTTTGCATGCGAGAACTCGCACGCCGCATCATGAATAACCAGGTGCAGCTCCGTGGCGACTTTGGCGTTCTCTCCAACGAAGATCCGCCAAAATCATTTTGCGAACAAACACGATTCGCCGGCTGGTTATTTGCCGCCCCCCAAAACGAACAGCATCGTTGCGTTTTGTCGAATGGCACTACGGTGAAGCTCTACCAGTTGTTTCCTCTCTACGCTGAGGAGATAATTCTCCAACGAGACAAAGGCTTTGCTGCTTTGATAGAGCAAGTTGAAAAACACGGGCTCCCGAACGGAGTTGAGGAAGGGCGCGCTCCGCTCGTGTCATTTTGATCTCTCCAATGACTTATTGCTTGACCTTCACTATCTAGAATATTGCTCGCATGCCACAAGAACTTTTTTCGCTTAAGTTTGAATACGATGATCCCCGGTTTTCGCAGTTCAGCTTTCCGGAAGATGCGCCATCGTATTTTGGCAACCCGCATCTGTCCAAAGATTTTGACAGTGACAACGCCGGCAAGCTGGATTGGAATCCGCATAAGCTCGCTGATGTGTGGGAACCGCAAAAGGTGATCGGCGATGTTGCTGGATTTTGCGATTACCCAACCGTCGACAACAAGCCGGCTTTCAGTGCCCGCGCGGTTGCAGTGCTGAGAGATCTGCTCGAACCGTGCGGAGAGCTGCTGCCTTTGTTGACTCCAATCGGCGAGTACTTTGCCTTCAACATTCAGGTTGTGTCCGATGCACTTGATCGAGAGCGTTCCAACGCTAGTTTGGGCGATCCTGGCAGCAGCAAAGAAACCGCGTTTGGAATCAAACACTTCATATTTAACGAGTCACTACTCGGTGATCACGCGATCTTCCGAGTCCGCGAGTATCCCCCCATGGTCGTAGTGAGCGATCAATTTAAGACTCGTGCCGAAGACGCAGGTTTGAATGGCCTGCACTTCGCCAAGATTTGGCCCTACGCTGCCGACGAGTCTTGGGATGACATCGATCGCCAACTGAGCCGGAAGCGAAAACGAGAGGGAAAACTAGCGGAACTTCGTGGCCAGAGTGTCGAAATCAAGCTGACAATCAGTGACGAGCCGAAAGATTACGACGAACCGACTGAAGAGCAGTATCGCAACGCGTTTGCTCTCGCTGACAAGATCAAGTCAGCATTCTCCAAGCTCGGTGCGGACACCGGCGGCTTCATGGGTACCGTTTCATCAGTTGATCCCGGCGAGCAAGGTTTCTCGATCAACATCGTGTGCCCGGATGCACAAGAAGCGTTTCAGGTTTGCGAGCCGATTTTGCGATCCACTAAGTGGCCATTTCCGATGGATGTCATCATCGTCCCTGGTAATCCCTACGATCGAAAGGTCAAACCGCAGATCATTGAGATCGTCTAGATCGCACACGCAAGTTGGGTTGAAACATGAAGTTCTGGATGAGCGGTGAGTGTGATGCCAAGGTCTACGATGATTATCGAATCGTGTGGGCACAGATTGAGAAGGACGTGAATCGCATCTTGAAGTCCAACGACTATGGATCGGGCGTCACGAAGTTGAATGTCATCCCCATCATCCTTTCTAAGGCTGCACAGAATGACCTGTTCAATGAGATTAAACGGTTTGATCGCAAGAAACGCGAGTCCGAATTTCGTCTTCACGTTTCCCTCGCCAGGTTCCGATCCGCAACGCTGACAGAGAAGTACGACTTGATTATTCGCTCGATCCACCTGATGGAACAAAAAAAGGGGATGGGGGTTTTAATAGCAGGTGTAATGGCGAATCGCTCCCCTTTTCTTAGACCGTCGTACACTTTCCGGGCGTAAGCCTCCCGCTCTGACATGTGATGCCATGTGTCGAGGGTGAGGACACCATGAACACTCTCGGGTTTCAACTCAGGGTCATGAAAGTCGACTTTCTGAGTAACAATATGCGCTGGCCCGAGCTCCGGTAAGTGATTCGCCAAGTACTCGATCATTGCGGCTTCGGCGTCGATCGCAATAACAGTTCCATTTCCGCCAACGGCTTCACTCAAGTGAGCAACCATGTAGCCTGTTCCTGCTTCTATGTCGGCGACGGTTTGTCCCGCTTCAAGCTTCAACGCGGCAACAATTTCCTCCGGGTGCTGCCATTCATCCCGAGACGTCCCGAGATGGATCATTCCACCTCGCCGCAAGGCTTTCTGGGTCGGCAAACGCGTGATGGTGGCCTTTGTCTTGGTGTTCCTTGCTTTGCATAGCTTCGTCGTTCTGAGCTTGGTGTGGTTCGCTTATCGAGGTCGACGATTCGGTATCCGCACTGACCACTGAGGAATCCTGTTGTGTGCTACACCCAGCACAGCTGAACAGAATGGCGAAGAGAAACGCTTGAATTGCGATAGCTTTCATCAGCACGAATTTCCGGGTGAAGTGGGTCTTGAAACGAGACCATCAAACCGCAGAGCCTTGCACCGCGTCATTCACAACCACACTCACCCACGATTTGTTTCGTGGTAGCGTTGACTCGGTTGCCGAATTCGACCATGCCAATTTTCAGGATCAGAGTCGCGAGTGCCTGTTCGTCGAAGCGACGTGCGGATTCGTTCCATATTTCATCAGGTACCGGATTGGTCCGATCGGACATACGAGTCACCGCTTCGGCGAGCGCGAGTGCAGCTCGCTCCGAGTCGCTGAAACAGGGAGCTTCGCGCCAAGCGGCAAGAGCAAACAGTCGATGGTCCGATTCCGTTCCTTTTCGATCCTCGCGAGTGTGCATGTCCAAGCAAACGCTACTCCCGTTGATTTAGCTGATTCGCAGGTTGACAAGATTCAACGTTGTTTGAGGTACCGCGTCGGATTGCTTCGTTGCCTTCACCAGCTCACAAGACCTGGCATGACGTCGGGGACCACCAACATTGGATTCTTCATCCGCGCTTGCATCAAATTCCCAATGGCTGTATTAATGTTCGTAAGAGTTTGATCGCTTATTGTTCGCCGTCATTTGCTGGAATGCGCGGGGGCTTCCTGGAATAGCGATTTGTTCAACATGATCGCTGCCATGGCACCGTCGGTGACTGCCGTAGCGACTTGGGGAGCACCAACGGACGCGTCGCCGACGACATAAACGCCGGCTACGGAAGTGGCACCGTAGGGATCTGTCTCTGCCGTGTCGCTGAACACTCCTGGTACGAAAACGAGCTTGCAACCGAGCTGTTTGGCAAGTGACGATCGAGGGATCATCGGAGCTCGAATAAAGAACGCGTCGACATCCAGCACTCCGCCGTCGGAAAAATCGATGCCTCGGATTTTTCCGCCTTCGCCCGTCACTCGTTCAATAGCCTGTTCACGAATTCCGATACCGTGTTGACGCAGTCTCTCTCGTTCGGCGTTTGTCAAACTGGAACTGCCGCCAGAACAGTACGTCAAACTGTCCGTCCAACCTTTTAGTTCGATACCCCATTCGACAGCAAGTTTTTGATCTGCCATGTATGCCCAGGGTTTACCGCGAACTTCCCAGCCATGGCAATACGGGCAATGGTAAACGCCGGCTCCCCATAGCTCTGCAAGCCCATTAATGTGGGGCAGATCGTCTTTCACCCCAGTTGCAAGAATCAGTTTGCTGGCCGTAAACGACTTCCCAGAATCGGCCCGCACTTGAAACCCCTTGTCGAGTTGGCGGGCGCTGACAATTCGACACTGATGAAAAGCCACGTCATATGGTTTCAGTTGGTCCCGACCGATTTTGAGTAACTCCGACGGACTGATTCCGTCTCGCGAGAAGAAGCTGTGGACGGAAGGAGAGGTGCGATTGCGATGTTCGCCGGCATCACAGACCAGAACCTTTCGGCAACACCGCCCCAGGACCAACGCCGCGCTCAACCCCGCAGGTCCACCGCCCACCACGATCGCCTCGTAGTCGAACTGTATCCCTTCTTTGCTCCGGTCCCGCGCAGCGGAGATCTGCGGCAGGAACGCCGTCCCGGCAGTCGCAGCGACGGCAGTCATCATTTCTCGTCGATCCATTTCTCATTCCTCTTCATCTCGCATAGGACACCCACCCTCGGAAAGCCAACCCGGCATAGAACAAACTAACGTCGGTAAACCCCGCTTCATGCAGCAGCGATTCATCTTGCTGTGGATCGAGAATCGTGAGATTTGAGTCGATTGCCTCACTTGCCCGCGAGGCTTTTTGCGGATCGACACCGGAACTCACCACATAAGCCGTGTAGCGAGAAAGCCATAGCTTTCGCCCGCCTTCTGTTTGGGGAAAACTCAATTGGAGCGTGATCAATGGGGCGTTCGGTTTAAGTCGCCCTCTAATGGCGGTCAGCATGTGATGCCGCTCTTCGAGTTCGGCAAAGTGCAGGGTCAAGAGACAAGTCGCTGCGTCAAACGGCCCCTCCGGTGCAACGTCGATTTTTCCCTCGTGCAGTGCGACTCGCGAAACATGCGGACCGAGGGTCTGCCTCGCAAGATCCAGCATGGCCGGTGAAGGATCGACACCATCAAAGGTCCAGCCTGGTTGTGCCTCCGCAAAGACTTTTAACTCAAGTCCGCCGCCAGCTCCTACCACGAGAATGCGACCATCGCTGCCAACTCGCTCAATCAGCAACAACGTTGCCATTCGCTGCATTTCTTCGAATCCGGGCACCGCTCGTCGCGGCGAATCGGCGTACTGTGCGACCGCCTTCGGATCGTGAAACGCCGCTTGCTGCAGTTCTTTGTTAGACGCCATGTGTATTCGGTTTCGCCTTCAGTGAGATGCCTTTGGCTTTGAGTCGTTTGTGACAATCGGCGCTCAGCGAAGCGAGGGTCACTTCGCCAAGTCGCCGCAGCAATCGTTTCTCCGCTTCGTTAAACGCCTTGCCCAGGGCCGCGTTCACGGATTGCTCCACCAGGCAACCGGGCGATTCGGTGCGATTACCGATCGCCAAAAGTGACGGGCTACCGACCGCCTCGTAAATGTCCAGCAAAGTGACCTGGGTAGGATCACAAGCCACAGTCCAACCGCCCCCATGCCCCTTCTCGCTACACACGTAGCCCTGCTCACGCAGCCCGGCCATCAACCGACGCACCACAACTGGATTGGTGTCCATTATCTTCGACAGGCCTTCGGACGTGACCGGTACTTCTAACTCCGCCATGTGCAGCAAGATGTGCAGCACACCGGAAAGCTTGCTATCTCGTTTCATGTAACTTATGCTATTACGAGACGAAGTGTGCGTCAAGGTTCATCGCCAAAACCCTGCTATGCTTCAGTCAATAGAGGAGGGCTACTTTGCCACAGGCTGACTGGAACGCGAGGTTTGCCGAAACCGATTTTGCTTACGGCACGGAGCCCTAATCGTTGCTTGCGAACAATGCAAACCTTCTGGCAAACCCGGTTCTGTCAATTGTAGAAGGCGAAGGACGCAACGCGTTTCTTTTGGCGACAATAGGATTAAATGTGCACGCGGTAGACAGCTCGCACGTAGGCCTTGCGAAAGCGGAAGGACTCGCCGCCAGTAGAAGCGTCACCATTTCGGCAGAAGTCGCAGATCTGCAGAACTTTACATCTGAGCCAAACGCTTACTGCGGAGTCGTTTCGATATAGCGACCACTTCTTTCTGTCGATTGTGGAGATCGTGGTGTCGATTAGCTTGGCGTCGGGCGAAAAGCCTATTGAGCCAGAAACGCAATGCCTTGGTCAGTCGCGGCATGGCCTGATGAGGTCTTGACAACAGCTCGGAGTGCACAGATCCGCGAAGTATCAGCCCGTAAGGCGTGCTGTCATTTATAAGAACTGGCTGTAAGTGAGACGTGTCCAATGCGTTGACTGGCGACGGGATTTGAACTCGACAACGTCTTGCAATCAATCAACTTACGGCAAGCAGCGACCTGATTCGGAATTGATAAGGGAGTCGGTTGAACTGGCAGTCAACGCCACGATATTGGCGTAAACCCTTGCCATTCAAAGAGAAACAGCTCGTCGCAAATTGATGTGACGAGCTGTTTTGATTTGAAGTCGGGATGACAAGATTCGAACTTGCGACCTCAGCACCCCCAGTGCTGCGCTCTAACCAGGCTGAGCCACATCCCGATGCCAATGACGCCTCACTAAAAGACGTCGATGGCGATTTTGTGAGGGGCAAGCATAGCTGTCCACTCAATCATCGGCAACGGCAAATCAGCAGTTCTAAACCGCCATTTCTGAGCCGACGCGCGATCGGCCGTTTTCTCGCCCCCCGTTGGTGTTTCGAGCAAACTTTTGAGGTCTAGCTCGGGGTTTTCCGGGCTGAAACTCTCTGGCGACTGTGCCGGAGGGGGTGGAACTGCTTGAGGACTTCGCAATTCAAGCTCAAACTCAGGTTTCGGCCGTGATTTCACGCCGTCTTGCCGCGACTCACTCGGATCGGTGATCATCGCGGGATCGGAATCCATCGGCTCGGGCATCTGATCTTGCAGCGCGTCACGGATTTGTTTGGCCGTCAAGGCGAGTCGAATTTCGGCGGCTTCACAGCCACATGCGGTTCCCCATTCACTCGCCCGCCGGACCAGCCCCCAGGCTCGCTGGAATTCAGAGCGTGCGTAGCCGATCCTTGCGGCCCGGATCAAGCGATCGACCGCCAAGTCGAACCGGCCTGCGAATGCGTACGAATCAGACGCGGCGACTAAGACATTCGGGATAGCACGATAGTGACCGATACAACGCAACAGTTTCGCTTCTCGGTCCCGATGAGCCCCCGCTTGCAAGTACTGTTGTTTGGCATCGTGAATTTCTGCGGCCACGTCATGCCGATCGGCGTGCAACGAAAAGTCACATGTCTGCTCGGCCAATCGGCACGCCAAACCCAAATGACGTTCGGCCTCGTCAACCATCATCTGTTTGATCGCGATGCGTGCCCGGGCGAGTTCGATTCTCGCTTGATAGGCCTGCTGGCATTCGACTTTCGCGCGCTCTTGCTCGACATCTTTACTTAAACAGGGAAGGCTGGCGGCACAGCAATCACGGTCCGTTTCACGGCAACACTCTTCCGACGGCCCGCACAGACAGCACGTGTCGACGATTTCGCAAGGGGGACGGGTCGACGAGGCATAGCTGACAAAACACTCGGCGTCAGCGAGTCGACCTTCGGTCATCGCAATCTCGGCGGACAGCAACCACGTATTACCGGCCGAGGCGCCGGCGCGAGAAAGCTCGACTCTTGCATCGACCAACCAGTCCGAAGCGGCCGCAAGTTCTGATTGACTAACCAAGCACGCGGCGAGATTGTATGCAGCGGTCCCGGATTCGTAGGGATCGTCGGTTGCCCAGGCACGGAGAAGGGCTTTG includes:
- a CDS encoding suppressor of fused domain protein; this encodes MGPAFSSASGLSSNPTDAWPVVCMRELARRIMNNQVQLRGDFGVLSNEDPPKSFCEQTRFAGWLFAAPQNEQHRCVLSNGTTVKLYQLFPLYAEEIILQRDKGFAALIEQVEKHGLPNGVEEGRAPLVSF
- a CDS encoding imm11 family protein, translated to MPQELFSLKFEYDDPRFSQFSFPEDAPSYFGNPHLSKDFDSDNAGKLDWNPHKLADVWEPQKVIGDVAGFCDYPTVDNKPAFSARAVAVLRDLLEPCGELLPLLTPIGEYFAFNIQVVSDALDRERSNASLGDPGSSKETAFGIKHFIFNESLLGDHAIFRVREYPPMVVVSDQFKTRAEDAGLNGLHFAKIWPYAADESWDDIDRQLSRKRKREGKLAELRGQSVEIKLTISDEPKDYDEPTEEQYRNAFALADKIKSAFSKLGADTGGFMGTVSSVDPGEQGFSINIVCPDAQEAFQVCEPILRSTKWPFPMDVIIVPGNPYDRKVKPQIIEIV
- a CDS encoding Imm44 family immunity protein; translation: MSGECDAKVYDDYRIVWAQIEKDVNRILKSNDYGSGVTKLNVIPIILSKAAQNDLFNEIKRFDRKKRESEFRLHVSLARFRSATLTEKYDLIIRSIHLMEQKKGMGVLIAGVMANRSPFLRPSYTFRA
- a CDS encoding carboxymuconolactone decarboxylase family protein codes for the protein MNGSSVCLDMHTREDRKGTESDHRLFALAAWREAPCFSDSERAALALAEAVTRMSDRTNPVPDEIWNESARRFDEQALATLILKIGMVEFGNRVNATTKQIVGECGCE
- a CDS encoding NAD(P)/FAD-dependent oxidoreductase; this translates as MDRREMMTAVAATAGTAFLPQISAARDRSKEGIQFDYEAIVVGGGPAGLSAALVLGRCCRKVLVCDAGEHRNRTSPSVHSFFSRDGISPSELLKIGRDQLKPYDVAFHQCRIVSARQLDKGFQVRADSGKSFTASKLILATGVKDDLPHINGLAELWGAGVYHCPYCHGWEVRGKPWAYMADQKLAVEWGIELKGWTDSLTYCSGGSSSLTNAERERLRQHGIGIREQAIERVTGEGGKIRGIDFSDGGVLDVDAFFIRAPMIPRSSLAKQLGCKLVFVPGVFSDTAETDPYGATSVAGVYVVGDASVGAPQVATAVTDGAMAAIMLNKSLFQEAPAHSSK
- a CDS encoding class I SAM-dependent methyltransferase, with the protein product MASNKELQQAAFHDPKAVAQYADSPRRAVPGFEEMQRMATLLLIERVGSDGRILVVGAGGGLELKVFAEAQPGWTFDGVDPSPAMLDLARQTLGPHVSRVALHEGKIDVAPEGPFDAATCLLTLHFAELEERHHMLTAIRGRLKPNAPLITLQLSFPQTEGGRKLWLSRYTAYVVSSGVDPQKASRASEAIDSNLTILDPQQDESLLHEAGFTDVSLFYAGLAFRGWVSYAR
- a CDS encoding Rrf2 family transcriptional regulator, producing the protein MKRDSKLSGVLHILLHMAELEVPVTSEGLSKIMDTNPVVVRRLMAGLREQGYVCSEKGHGGGWTVACDPTQVTLLDIYEAVGSPSLLAIGNRTESPGCLVEQSVNAALGKAFNEAEKRLLRRLGEVTLASLSADCHKRLKAKGISLKAKPNTHGV